Part of the Nothobranchius furzeri strain GRZ-AD chromosome 2, NfurGRZ-RIMD1, whole genome shotgun sequence genome, ACCAGGAACGAGAGAACCAGATATAAATAGAGGAAAGGGAGATCTTACAGAGCCTGAACAGAGGATGGATGTGAGGAGAGGGTTGGTCAGGTCTGGTCGATGGAGGAGTGGGATGAGGCAGGAGGGATGGGATGTGGCTGACGGGTATCCAGGGCAGGTGGACAGCGGAGAGCAGATGACCAGGGGAGATGAGTGACGATGTTGACATACACTGTCCAGGGAGCAGAAAACTCAGGCTGAGATCCCGTGGTTGATCTGGAGGCAGGACAGACAATTAAAAACAGGATAAGCAGGGCAAGATTGCAAAATATTACAAAGTTCAGGATGAGGCTGGAAGCTAcccaggtgagagtatcaaccggcgctggagtgtgGACATGCCACTCAAATAccctggccttgctgatgggaaatcagcagcagctgaggctctccgacacgcccacctgcaaagagactcagagggaaaaaaactgcagaatcgatctatctatctatctatctatcgatgtgtttcataaacacatgagaccccATATTgctgctccacacatacccttcagaatgagacttccgtacagatccagaatgccaggtcctcagaCTCTCctttggtactggagccgatgaaacagcgtcagcagtacgacaaactagtctttggattgtctccaggtaaaaagcgacaggtggttcacagcgtcaaaagggaccctccttgggtcagtgagttcagcttttattctgaaaagaaccattgcttggttggtaaaatgcaacagattttatccagcttgttggttctttgcttaaaaaggaagtccggatggccgatcCGATACTTagtttagcatgcggtgaactccagtgagatcttgagaactgaacttaagatggcgtgggaactggttttattaatctggatgttttgaattctggtcaAATCAAAgtcggcagatttataaacaccacagagactgtgccacgcttcagaaaggaaggttctgattggatcagtaacagcaatgtgtcatgcgtttacattacgtttatcagcatgtctagtgagctagattaaagtcatttacttataaaagcatattaatcataacattgttatttcacagattggtcagcattatattattgactaacacttgtttgattagttttattaaaaataaagttctttgatttattaagagTCCTTTattcttctcttgctggaaagacaacagttttagaagcgaatgcatgaccttgaggcagtctcatgcacttagtactgtgtcagaggcatctgtggagagagggtaaataaccttggaggaatagctccttcatcacgttacaactgacatgaactcattaactgccactgAAGaggaaagtcgtcattttaaatccaaccgttcactgccgttGACGACTAAATTAGTCAATTGTATATTTTACTCTGTGGGCGTCAGATTCATCATAGGGcagtgttctgtgactcttaaaaaaaaactgtaaaaacactgaaaaaagcTGGCAGTGCAGAGCTTTTCTGATCGGGAAACGGCTGGCCTTGAATGAGTTAAGAACATGAAAACAACAGAAACACTCATAATTAAATGGCTGCTTTATTCTCTGTGTGAACTCTTGAATGTCTGCTTTAACGTCCCTTTTgactaaatttttgtccacagcACTCACATGCCtgtgtgtcctgtgtggactctcatgtgtttgtttaatgtTGCCTTTTCAACAAacttttttccacagagctcacaagcaaaaggcttctgtcctgtgtggactctcatgtgactgtttaaagttgccttttggctaaatctttttacacagagctcacacgcaaagggtttctgtcctgtgtggactctcatgtgtgtgtttaacgtgttcttttgactaaatctttgtccacagagctcacaagcaaaaggcttctctcctgtgtgaactctcatgtgtctatttaaattattcttttgactaaatctttgtccacagagctcacaagcaaaatgcttctgtcctgtgtggactgtcaTGTGAACGTTTAAAgtcgtcttttggctaaatctttttacacagagctcacaagcaaaaggcttctgtcctgtgtggactctcatgtgcctGCTTAAATATTGCTTTAggctaaatttttgtccacagagctcacacgcaaagggtttctgtcctgtgtggactctcatgtgttggcTTAAACTTTCATTTacactaaatctttttccacagagctcacacgcaaagggtttctgtcctgtgtggactctcatgtgtgtgtttaaattgtgCTTTAggctaaatttttgtccacagagctcacaagcaaaaggcttctctcctgtgtggactctcatgtgtgtttcTAAATGATGCTTGTgactaaatctttttacacagagctcacaagcaaaaggcttctctcctgtgtggactctcatgtgtgagtTTAAATTTGACCttacactaaatctttgtccacagttgacacaactaaatgattttagtttgGTCTGGACTTTTCTGCATGAATCAACATGTTGCTTCTCTCTCACATGTTCCGTATCAAACAAAACGCCTGAAGACCTCCTTGCTGAATGACTTTTGACTCTGTTATGTTTCTGGTGAGACCGCTTATGAAAAAACTGTTCATCACACTCAGAGAAGCTAAAGGATTTGTTGACAGTCTTAACATCTGACTCAGTAGACCTGGTCTCATTACTATGCAAGTCTCCATAtccagtttcaggcccagagtcTGACAGTTCAGAGTCTTGATCCACATCATTGCCACTtagttcagtctctgaagaatctgaTGTCTGTTTATGAGGGTTGAGATCTGAGTtcctgctagtttctgctcctccaccagtttctgctgtcatctgATTGGTTAGAACAACGCTGTCTTCTATTTGAAGcagatgaagctgtgagaactgaggtttctcttcatcctcCTCACTCTTTATACAAGATGCAGCAAATGGAAATCTGGTAGCATCACTCTCCTCCTTCAAATGGagctgctctccctccagactggtccagagatCCTGTTCCTTCTTTATGTGGAGTTGTTCTGGGTCCAGCTGGTCTACAACAGCACTCCATTCTtctggagcttcttctttaaccatcaCCATCAGTTGAACATCTGCAGGAAACGAGGCAAGACATAATATGAAATGGTCTTATCATCATTGTCATATATTAGAGAAATACAGTATACTGGACTTTGCTAACTTGATAAAGTTTTATACGGTCTATAAGGTCGACCTAAATGGACTCACTCCACCACCTCTGGCTGACTTCATCCAACTTAAATCCAATGTCACTGTTAGGGTAACAAGAAACTCTGATAGAGGTGATTGTGTAAAAGGGTTGGGCAATTATGGAACTAGGACTGGGACAATATTTCATTTCACTTGTAccatgttttgtaacacgtaacttttgttttgtaacatgtaacttttgttttgtaacttgtaacttttgttttgtaacttgcagaaaaaaatcaaaaacaactTTTACAACTTTTACTgaaatctttattttgaacacaaaaaaatttttttttaaagtacaaCAACGTAGAATTCAAACAGACAAATAATAATTAcctcaaaacaaacagaaaaagaaaacgagCAGTCACAACTAATAACCTTCCTGTTCAAAAAGGAGCAAAGCATaagcttatttaatcccacccctttTCCATTATCTAGTAATAAATAGATAtacctacatatacacatacatatatgtttctatctacatacatgcacatacacacctaTTCACAATTTCAGTAACCCCAGTAACACTTCATAGTATGCACAacctacatatatatacatatacatacacatatatacacttatacacacatatatatatatatatatatatacacttatacacacatatatatatatatacacttatacacacacatatatatatatatatatacatatatatatatatatatatatatatatatatacacacacatatatatatatatatatacacatacatacacacacatatatatatatacacatacacacacacacatatatatatatatatatatatatacacatacacacacacacatatatatatatatatacacacacatacacacacac contains:
- the LOC107376810 gene encoding gastrula zinc finger protein XlCGF57.1 produces the protein MVMVKEEAPEEWSAVVDQLDPEQLHIKKEQDLWTSLEGEQLHLKEESDATRFPFAASCIKSEEDEEKPQFSQLHLLQIEDSVVLTNQMTAETGGGAETSRNSDLNPHKQTSDSSETELSGNDVDQDSELSDSGPETGYGDLHSNETRSTESDVKTVNKSFSFSECDEQFFHKRSHQKHNRVKSHSARRSSGVLFDTEHVREKQHVDSCRKVQTKLKSFSCVNCGQRFSVRSNLNSHMRVHTGEKPFACELCVKRFSHKHHLETHMRVHTGEKPFACELCGQKFSLKHNLNTHMRVHTGQKPFACELCGKRFSVNESLSQHMRVHTGQKPFACELCGQKFSLKQYLSRHMRVHTGQKPFACELCVKRFSQKTTLNVHMTVHTGQKHFACELCGQRFSQKNNLNRHMRVHTGEKPFACELCGQRFSQKNTLNTHMRVHTGQKPFACELCVKRFSQKATLNSHMRVHTGQKPFACELCGKKFVEKATLNKHMRVHTGHTGM